The following is a genomic window from Photobacterium sp. GJ3.
AACGGCGCCCCCGCGGCTTTTATTGACCGATTTTGCCGGACAGCCGAAGTTGATATCAATGCCCGGCGATCCTAAAGATGCCGCCAGATCAGCATTTTCGGCCATCCATTCAGGTTCCTGACCCAGTAACTGAACACGTACAGGCGTGCCCGCTTTGGTTGTCCCGCCCTGTAATAACTCCGGGCAAAGGCGATGGAAGACACTTTTGGGCAGACGTTGATCGATGACGCGCACAAATTCGGTCACGCACAGATCATAGTCGTTGATTTCGGTCAGCATTTCCCGCATCAGGTGGTCAAGGACACCTTCCATCGGGCCAAGTATCAGTCTCATAGCCTCAGAGTACAACAGTCATTTCAAAGAGGCGTGGATTGTAATGTGGAAAGGGACAATTGTCACCCGATGCGCGAAACCGGCTTCAAGCCGGAGGTCAGGATTCGTGTTGTGCGCCGCCAAAGGGCGGGCGTCTGAGTGCATTGCTGCGAATAATCCGGGCCTTCTCAGGGCTGTGTTGAGTGACTCAATTCCCAGTTGCAACATGGCTGCTGCGACATCTTCAGCAGCAATCGGAGTTAGTGAGGACAATGGACCTATTAAGAGGGGAGAAAGGGTGTCCAGAATTTTCAGTGACATTTCTTCACCGGGACGGGGCGGTGTGCGTTCACCGGACAGTGGACCGGGGCGCACAATAATACAGTGTGAAAATTCCAGCGCAGCGACCGCCTGTTCCATTTCGGCTTTACAGCGCAGGTAGAAAGAGGGGGAGTAGCGGCTGGCACCCAGGCTGGAAATCACCACCAGGGTCTCAACGCCCAGTTGTCGCATATTGCGCGCGACGGATTTGACCAGTTCAACATCAACGGCCCGCAGCCCATCTTTACTGCCGGCACTTTTCAGGGTTGTCCCTAAGCAAATCAGCCCAAGTTGCGGGACCGGGTCCTGTTCGTCCCATTCTGTAATTCTGAGTTCCGGGTGAACCAGCTGAACCAGATGTTTACTGCGATAAGGTAAGGCGGAGCGCGACAGGGCATAGACGTTGCCGATCGTTTCACTGCCCAGCAGTAGGTGTAAGAGTTCATTGCCGACCAGTCCGGTGGCCCCGGCAATGATAGCGCTGATGGGGTGTGACATCCCGGTTACTCATTTTAAATAAAGTGTCCGTGTATTTTTGCGCTGATTAGACTGAAAATTCAACATAAAATCGTCACGTTGGCGACATTTTTGGGATGCGTTATACTCGCCGCGATACCTAAAGACAGGAAAAGACCATGACCACACTGATCGCCCTTTCTCCGGACTGGGATGGAATGCCGCCTGAATTTATCGAAGGCGCATTACTGGCAGCCAATGCAAACCCCAGTGCCATGGAACCGGAGCAATGGTTACCGGTTCTGATACATGGCGGTGTGTCGGAAGATGAACCGACGTCTGTCAGTCGTGAAGACAAAGCCGCGATACTGTCGCATTTTGAAAATCAGTATCTGCACATCAAAGCCGGTGAATACAGTTTGCCTGAGACCTTACAGTGGCAGGATGCTGAAGGTGTCACGGAAGCGATGGGGTACTTTGCGGAAGGATTTCTGGCCGTTTGGCCTTATGTGGAACCGAACTGGGCTGAACGGAGCATGTCTGACGGCACGGCGCGGATGCTGTCTGCTCTGCTGACGACGTGCATGCTGATGATGGATGAGGCGGATACGCTGGCGCAGATGCAGGAAGCGGGGATTGAAGGGATGCCGGAGCCCGAGGCGATGTATGCCAGCCTGCCGCTGATGATCACCGAAGTTGTGATGGCTGCCGATGAGCTTCAGCAGGGGGCAGTGCGGCGCAGTCGGTCAATCCTTACAAATCCGTCGGCCGGAATGATCCATGCCCGTGCGGCAGTGGTAAAAAATTCAAGCAGTGTTGCGGCAGTCATCCGTCATGAATCAGGAGGCATCAAGCCTCCTGTTTTTTCATTTGCTGATGTTGAATCAGTTGTGAGAGTGTACTCGGTTACCGTTTTTGGCAAACTGGGACAGCACAATCACGGCCCAGGCGATCAGGTTGGCGGCAAAAATAATGACCAGCCACTGCGGCATCGACTGGCCCAAGAATTGCCAGACTACTTTGCTGCAATCCCCATAGGCTTCAAACAGCCACGGCATCCACTGATTCAGCGGTGCCCAGGACGGTAACTGTACAAACAAATCGCAGGTCGCAAAGGGAGAAGGATTAAACTGATAACCGACATGCTCCTGAGCCAGCGAAAATCCACGCCAGGCACTGTATCCCCAGAGCGCCAGACCCGCCCAGCGAAACACTGGTTTGTCTGGTGCAATCACACCCACCAGTGCCGCAATCCCGATGCCAAACATCGCAATGCGTTCATAAATACACATCACACAAGGTGCAAGGTTCATGACGTGCTGAAAGAACAGAGCACACCCTTCAAAGAAGATGACAAATAGCAGTAGCAGGAGCCAGGACAGGCGTCGCTGGCTGAAGGTTTTTAACAGTTGCATGTATGTCTCTCGGTCTGTATTTCCCTTTCATCCAGCATGGACTCCGGGGACAAAAAGCAAAAGGGTTGCTTGCGCAATGGCAAACAACCCTTGTTTCTCAGTAATTTGCTTTAGCTATGACAACGTAGAGAACCAGAAATTCCCTTTAGTGTCCAGCGGCAGGCGCCAATTGTGGAATCACCTCACTGGCTGCGGTAAGCCAGCCCTGCTGGTACATCCAGTCTGTCATTGGAATCAGTGTCAGCTCAATGCCCGCTAGGCCAATCAGAGACAGTACCAGCGTATACGGCAGGGCCATATACACCATGCGACCGTAAGATAAACGAATCAGCGGTGCCAGTGCAGACGTCAGCGCGAACAGGAATGCCGCCTGGCCGTTCGGCGTGGCGACGGATGGCAGGTTGGTCCCTGTATTGATGGCGACTGCCAGCATATCGAAGCGCTCGCGATCCAGCATGCCGTCGATCAGCGCAGATTTGACCTCGTTGATGTATACCGTGCCCACGAAGACGTTATCCGACACCATGGAAAGCAGGCCATTTGCGATGTAGAACATGCCCATTTGCGCACTACCGTCCATTTCCAGGACGGCGGTAATGATCGGGCTGAACAGCTTCTGCTCGATAATGACGGCAACGATGGAGAAAAATACGGCCAGCAGTGCGGTAAAGGGCAGGGCCTCTTCAAAGGCTTTTCCAAGTGAATGCTCTTCGATGATGCCGGTAAATGCAGTAGCCAGAATGATCACGGTCAGACCGATCAGGCCAACCGCAGCAAGGTGCAGCGCCAGACCCACAATCAGCCAGACGGCGATGATGACCTGAATCCAGAGCTTGGCCACATCCAGATTGGTGCGACGTTTGCGTTCTTCGTTGTCGAAATCAATCAGAATCTTACGGACATTTTCCGGCAGCTTCGCGCCGTAGCCACAGATGCCAAATTTCTCAACCAGCACACAGGTCAGCATGCCGCAGAAGAATACCGGAATGGTCACCGGCGCCATGCGCAGGAAGAACTCCCCAAACTGCCAGCCAGCCTGATTGGCAATGATCAGGTTCTGTGGTTCACCAACCATGGTCATCACACCACCCAGTGCGGTCCCCACACCAGCATGCATCAGCAGGCTTCGCAGGAAGGCACGGTAGTTTTCCAGATCGTCGCGGCTCAGTTCATGAATATCATGGTCAGACGTATGATCATGCGCTGCATGCGGCTCCTGACCGGACGCGACTTTATGATAGATACTGTAGAAACCTGTGGTCACGCTGATCACGACAGCTATCACGGTCAGTGCATCCAGGAATGCCGACAGGAATGCAGCCATAATACAGAAAGACAGGGATAACAGAACCTTAGAACGGATACCGATCAGGATCTTGGTGAAAATGAACAGCAGCAGCTGCTTCATAAAGTAGATACCAGCCACCATGAAGATCAGCAGCAGTAACACTTCAATGTTTGCCACCAATTCATGCTTAACCAGTTCTGGTGTGGTCATCCCGATGGCAACTGCCTCAATTGCCAGCAGACCGCCGGGTTGCAGCGGGTAGCACTTCAGGGCCATAGCCAGTGTGAAGATAAATTCCACCACCAACAACCACCCGGCGACAAAAGGGTCAATCAAAAAGAAGACGATCGGGTTGATCACCAGGAAGGCGATGATAGTGAGCTTATACCAGTCGGGCGCTTTGCCCAGAAAGTTTTTAATAAACGCGTTCCCTAGCGTGATAGCCATGTTGTTAATCTCTTGTTATTTATTGATGCCATCTTTCAGCACGCAAAAAAACAGCCTGAACGACACATCGTTTGGCTGTAGCGTGTTGAATTTGATAGCAGGCCGCTTCCATTCAAGGCTGTCTATTTGATAGGCTGCCTTTGTGTTATTGGCCGCAATTTTAACTGATTGTATAAATTGATTGTTAAGCTGTTAATATTTCGTAACACAAAATTATGGCATTGACGCAAGCGTTCAACTACCAAGGTTTAGATTGTAACAGAAATATTTTGAAATATATTCGTTAGAACAATAAGTTGGGATGCGGGTCTGAAAGCAGCAGAATACTCCATTGTTAACCAGCTTCAAATCTGCAGGTGGCAACGTTTCTACTCGGCCATAACTAGTGGTATGATGAGTTCATAAAAGATAGCAAGAAGCAAGATTGGAAATCTAACTGATGGTTATAAAGGCTGACAGCCCAGCAACATTTGCTGAAAAATACATCATTGAGAGCATTTGGAATAATCATTTCCCGCAGGGGTCAATTCTGCCTGCTGAACGTGAGTTATCCGAGCTGATTGGTGTAACGCGCACAACTTTACGCGAAGTGCTTCAGCGCTTGGCTCGAGACGGGTGGCTGACAATTCAGCACGGTAAACCCACCCGTGTGAACAATTATATGGATACATCCGGACTGAGTATTCTGGATACGCTGATTACGCTGGACGGCCAGGATGTACAACGTGTTCTGGAAGATCTGCTTTCGGCCAGAACCGATATCAGTAGCGTGTATATGCGCTATGCGGTGAAGTCAAACAGTGAGAAAGTCAGTCAGTTACTGGATTATGTGATTCATTCCTGTGAACATCTGCTGGCTGCAGAGAGCTTCGAATCTTTCGTTGAAAGCAGCGATACAAAAGCTGAGTTGCTGCTGGAAGTGAGAAAGATCGTCGATAAATACGGCAAAGATGATCCGGAACTCTGTGAGCAAATCTGCCGGGCACGTGCGTTTAACTATTTTGATTACCGGATGTTCCAGGGGATGGCGACACACTCAGGAAACATCCTGTATGTACTGACCATCAACGGCCTGCGTAAGATTTACACCCGGGTTGGCGGTTACTATTTTATGAACCGTGAAGCCTGCGAGCTGGCACTGAGCTACTACCGTGATCTGAAAGCCTTCTGTGATAACCATCAGCCTGAGCTGGTGGCAGATCGGATTCGCAAATATGGCCGTGACAGCGGTGCGATTTGGTACAGTAACCGGGTAGAAATCGCTCGCTTTTTGCACGAAGAAGAGCAGTAAATACGGGCTCGAGAAGAATTTGCAAAAAACTGACATGGGTCAGCACCCAACAGAAAAGAGAGGCAGATGCCTCTCTTTTTTTATCAGTCGAACATAGAACAGGGTCAGATATCAGTGGTGTAGCTGCTTCCCCGGACGGGGCAGGCCGCCAGAATATGACTTCTGCCATCGCTGAGCTCTTCTTCCAGAATGACGTCAAATCCCCACAGTCGATGCAGATGCTTTAGAACCTCGTTATAGCTGTCTGCCAGCGGGATACGATTGTGCGGTACATAACGCAGGGTCAGTGAACGGTCGCCCCGCAGCGCCACGTTCCAGACCTGAATGTTCGGCTCATTATTGCTCAGGTTGTACTGTGACGAGAGCTTTTCACGAATGGCCCGGTATCCTTCTTCATTATGAATGGCATCAACTTCGACATAGTTATTTCTGTCATCATCATCCACAGCAAAAAACTTGAAGTCTCGCATGAGTTTCGGAGATAAAAACTGACTGATAAAGCTTTCGTCTTTGAAGTTTTCCATGGCGAAATGCACGGTATCCAGCCAGTTTTTCCCGGCGATGTCCGGAAACCAGTATCTGTCTTCTTCGGTCGGGTTTTCACAAATGCGCCGGATGTCCTGGAACATGGCAAATCCCAGTGCATAAGGGTTGATCCCATTGTAATACGGGCTGTTGTAACTTGGCTGGGCAACCACATTGGTGTGGCTGTGCAGGAACTCGATCATAAACCGGTCTGTGACCAATCCTTCATCGTACAGATGATTCAGGATGGTGTAGTGCCAGAAGGTGGCCCAGCCTTCATTCATCACCTGCGTTTGCTTTTGCGGATAGAAATACTGGCTGACCTTTCTCACAATCCGGACAATTTCACGCTGCCAGGGCTCCAGAAGCGGAGCATGTTTCTCGATGAAGTACAGAATATTTTCCTGCGGATCTGAAGGAAAACGGATTTCTTCATGCTCATTGTCTTTTTCTGCATGGGTCGGGATGGTTCGCCAGAGGGCATTGACCTGAGTCTGAAGATAATCTTCCCGGGCTTTCTGCCGGGCTTTTTCGACAACCAGTGAAATCTTCTGAGGCCGTTTATAACGATCCACACCGTAATTCATCAGCGCATGACAAGAGTCGAGTAATTTCTCGACGTCTTCTTCACCATACTTCTCTTCACATTCGGTGATGTACTTCCGTGCGAAGAGGAGGTAATCAATAATGGAGCCTGCATCCGTCCAGGTTTTGAACAGATAGTTGCCTTTGAAAAATGAATTGTGCCCATAACTTGCGTGTGCCATCACCAGGGCTTGCATGGTAATGGTGTTTTCTTCCATCAGATAGGCAATACAAGGCTCGGAGTTGATGACAATTTCATAGGCCAGTCCCATCTGACCGTGCTTATAACCGCGCTCCGTTTCAATGAAACGTTTCCCGAAAGACCAGTGATGATAGTTAATCGGCATCCCAATACTGGAATACGCGTCCATCATTTGTTCGGCAGTAATGATCTCAATCTGATTCTGATAAGTATCCAGACGATAATGATTGGCCACCCGCTTGATTTCTTGGTGGTAATCTTCAAGCAGTTCGAATGTCCAGTCCGGACCATCACTGAGTGCCTTTTGTTTGGTGTCTGTTACCATAACCTACTCCCACATCGGCCAATTCGCTCAGTCCCTGAGTGTCTGCAAAGCGGGCGAGGTTGCATGTCGCCCGTTTTAGTTCTCGGATTAATGGACTTGTTTCTTAAACAGCTCCCGGAAGACCGGGAAGATGTCATCCACGCCCCGAATATTCTGCATGGCGAAGTTGTCATGACCTCCCAGCAGCGATTCGTATTCCCGCCACAGTGTCTGGTGTGCTCTGCGGGTAATTTCGATATAAGCGTAGTAACGAGACACCGGAAGAATATGCTTGTTCAGCAATTCACGGCAACCCGGTGAGTCATCAGCCCAGTTATCCCCATCCGATGCTTGCGCAGCATAGATGTTCCATTCCGAAGGCGAGTAACGTTTTTTCACGATTTCATCCATCAGGCGGAGGGCGCTGGAAACAATGGTGCCCCCGGTTTCCTGTGAATAGAAAAATTCGTGTTCATCAACTTCTTTCGCCTGCGTGTGGTGCCGGATAAACACCACTTCCACATTTTTATAGGTTCGGGTCAGGAACAGATAAAGCAGAATGTAGAATCGTTTCGCCATATCCTTAGTCGCCTGATCCATGGAGCCGGAGACGTCCATCAGGCAGAACATCACAGCCTGGCTGCTGGGCATCGGACGGCGTTCGTAGTTTTTGTACCTCAGGTCAAAGGTGTCAATGAAAGGCACGCTGCTGATGCGCTCACGCAAGGTCTGAATTTCTTCTTTGACCCGCTGCTCATCAAAAGGCTGTGCTGGTTCTGTACTTTGTAACCGATCCAGTTCCTGCTCCAGTTCACGAAGCTGGCGGCGTTTGGCTGCGGTCATTGCAGTACGGCGTGCCAGTGAATTCTGCAAGGATTTCACAATGGCAATATTGGCCGGAACACCGCTCGACTTATAGCCAGACCGGAACGTTTTCCACTCCACAATCTTGTTGAACTGGTTTTTCTTCAGATTCGGTAATTCCAGATCTTCAAACAGCAGATCGAGGTACTCGTCTTTGGAAATCTGGAACACAAAATCATCCTGACCTTCCCCGTCGGGGCTGGCCTGGCCTTCTCCTGAGCCCCCTGAACCAGCTCCCCCCTGGGGCCGCTCAATGCGGTCGCCAGGGCTGAACTGATCATTGCCAGGGTGCACGATTTCCCTGTGCCCACCACGTCCCTGATGGAAAGCAGGTTCACGGATGTCGCGCGAAGGGATTGAAATACTCTCGCCGCTATCTACATCCGTGATGGAGCGCTTATTTACTGCATCAGCAATCGAGTCTTTGATCTGTTGCTTGTGCCGGCGTAAAAAGCGCTGCCGGTTCACCGTACTCTTATTTTTACCGTTGAGCCTGCGGTCGATAAAATGCGCCATAAGCTCTCCCCCTTAATCATCATCCATCTATTACGATGACTTCCGTACGCGCAGATACCATTCGGACAGCAGGCGTACTTGTTTGCGGGTATAGCCTTTTTCCATCATACGAGCCACAAAGTCGTCGTGCTTCTTCTGCTCCTCCGTGGAGGTTTT
Proteins encoded in this region:
- a CDS encoding NAD(P)H-binding protein — translated: MSHPISAIIAGATGLVGNELLHLLLGSETIGNVYALSRSALPYRSKHLVQLVHPELRITEWDEQDPVPQLGLICLGTTLKSAGSKDGLRAVDVELVKSVARNMRQLGVETLVVISSLGASRYSPSFYLRCKAEMEQAVAALEFSHCIIVRPGPLSGERTPPRPGEEMSLKILDTLSPLLIGPLSSLTPIAAEDVAAAMLQLGIESLNTALRRPGLFAAMHSDARPLAAHNTNPDLRLEAGFAHRVTIVPFHITIHASLK
- the dsbB gene encoding disulfide bond formation protein DsbB, encoding MQLLKTFSQRRLSWLLLLLFVIFFEGCALFFQHVMNLAPCVMCIYERIAMFGIGIAALVGVIAPDKPVFRWAGLALWGYSAWRGFSLAQEHVGYQFNPSPFATCDLFVQLPSWAPLNQWMPWLFEAYGDCSKVVWQFLGQSMPQWLVIIFAANLIAWAVIVLSQFAKNGNRVHSHN
- the nhaB gene encoding Na(+)/H(+) antiporter NhaB, which translates into the protein MAITLGNAFIKNFLGKAPDWYKLTIIAFLVINPIVFFLIDPFVAGWLLVVEFIFTLAMALKCYPLQPGGLLAIEAVAIGMTTPELVKHELVANIEVLLLLIFMVAGIYFMKQLLLFIFTKILIGIRSKVLLSLSFCIMAAFLSAFLDALTVIAVVISVTTGFYSIYHKVASGQEPHAAHDHTSDHDIHELSRDDLENYRAFLRSLLMHAGVGTALGGVMTMVGEPQNLIIANQAGWQFGEFFLRMAPVTIPVFFCGMLTCVLVEKFGICGYGAKLPENVRKILIDFDNEERKRRTNLDVAKLWIQVIIAVWLIVGLALHLAAVGLIGLTVIILATAFTGIIEEHSLGKAFEEALPFTALLAVFFSIVAVIIEQKLFSPIITAVLEMDGSAQMGMFYIANGLLSMVSDNVFVGTVYINEVKSALIDGMLDRERFDMLAVAINTGTNLPSVATPNGQAAFLFALTSALAPLIRLSYGRMVYMALPYTLVLSLIGLAGIELTLIPMTDWMYQQGWLTAASEVIPQLAPAAGH
- the fadR gene encoding fatty acid metabolism transcriptional regulator FadR; translated protein: MVIKADSPATFAEKYIIESIWNNHFPQGSILPAERELSELIGVTRTTLREVLQRLARDGWLTIQHGKPTRVNNYMDTSGLSILDTLITLDGQDVQRVLEDLLSARTDISSVYMRYAVKSNSEKVSQLLDYVIHSCEHLLAAESFESFVESSDTKAELLLEVRKIVDKYGKDDPELCEQICRARAFNYFDYRMFQGMATHSGNILYVLTINGLRKIYTRVGGYYFMNREACELALSYYRDLKAFCDNHQPELVADRIRKYGRDSGAIWYSNRVEIARFLHEEEQ
- a CDS encoding SpoVR family protein, with the translated sequence MVTDTKQKALSDGPDWTFELLEDYHQEIKRVANHYRLDTYQNQIEIITAEQMMDAYSSIGMPINYHHWSFGKRFIETERGYKHGQMGLAYEIVINSEPCIAYLMEENTITMQALVMAHASYGHNSFFKGNYLFKTWTDAGSIIDYLLFARKYITECEEKYGEEDVEKLLDSCHALMNYGVDRYKRPQKISLVVEKARQKAREDYLQTQVNALWRTIPTHAEKDNEHEEIRFPSDPQENILYFIEKHAPLLEPWQREIVRIVRKVSQYFYPQKQTQVMNEGWATFWHYTILNHLYDEGLVTDRFMIEFLHSHTNVVAQPSYNSPYYNGINPYALGFAMFQDIRRICENPTEEDRYWFPDIAGKNWLDTVHFAMENFKDESFISQFLSPKLMRDFKFFAVDDDDRNNYVEVDAIHNEEGYRAIREKLSSQYNLSNNEPNIQVWNVALRGDRSLTLRYVPHNRIPLADSYNEVLKHLHRLWGFDVILEEELSDGRSHILAACPVRGSSYTTDI
- a CDS encoding YeaH/YhbH family protein gives rise to the protein MAHFIDRRLNGKNKSTVNRQRFLRRHKQQIKDSIADAVNKRSITDVDSGESISIPSRDIREPAFHQGRGGHREIVHPGNDQFSPGDRIERPQGGAGSGGSGEGQASPDGEGQDDFVFQISKDEYLDLLFEDLELPNLKKNQFNKIVEWKTFRSGYKSSGVPANIAIVKSLQNSLARRTAMTAAKRRQLRELEQELDRLQSTEPAQPFDEQRVKEEIQTLRERISSVPFIDTFDLRYKNYERRPMPSSQAVMFCLMDVSGSMDQATKDMAKRFYILLYLFLTRTYKNVEVVFIRHHTQAKEVDEHEFFYSQETGGTIVSSALRLMDEIVKKRYSPSEWNIYAAQASDGDNWADDSPGCRELLNKHILPVSRYYAYIEITRRAHQTLWREYESLLGGHDNFAMQNIRGVDDIFPVFRELFKKQVH